One Solirubrobacterales bacterium genomic window carries:
- a CDS encoding gamma-glutamyltransferase, producing the protein MDFKCAIAAPHTLATEAGEKAVRDGGNAIDAALAAAAALTVVYPHMCSIGGDLFALVGLPGGEVVAVDGSGAAAAGVDAEALAGRYGEMPTGGIDTVTVPGVLSGWDEVASLGSVRGSAGYVEAAAAFAADGVPVAPSLAEAILQDRASISTDEGMRAIFARDGKQLGVGDPLIQPELAESLRQIAAEGAGAFYRGSLGSRFLEGLNRLGSPLSREDLAEHRATRSGPLSGQFGGLEVMTSPPGSQGFVLLEMLQAIEVSGRDDLLGDGAGLLAWIARLASADRDRHLADPGFADVPLAELLSPEYAAELVSRAESAPGQERSLPPQPPRPTGDTVAVVAADSDGRAVSLIQSVFHAFGSGILEPATGIISHNRGACFSLDPSSPNRIAPGKRPAHTLMPVLVRDEGGRLSAHGTMGGRAQPQIHTQLLLRRLAGSDPGRAVAAPRFVVGGLDAGSELDLIYAEDDLDPGAAAALERSGLEMRAGGVLDEIVGHTALAVSTDTGLRAASDPRADGSAGTVERGG; encoded by the coding sequence ATGGACTTCAAGTGTGCGATTGCGGCGCCCCACACGCTTGCGACCGAGGCCGGCGAGAAGGCGGTTCGGGACGGTGGAAACGCGATCGATGCGGCGCTTGCGGCGGCGGCGGCCCTCACCGTGGTCTACCCGCACATGTGCTCGATCGGCGGGGATCTCTTCGCCCTTGTCGGGCTTCCCGGCGGCGAGGTCGTCGCGGTCGACGGGAGTGGCGCCGCGGCGGCGGGGGTTGACGCCGAGGCGCTGGCCGGACGGTACGGCGAGATGCCCACCGGGGGGATCGACACGGTAACCGTCCCCGGGGTCCTCTCCGGCTGGGACGAGGTCGCTTCGCTCGGCTCGGTTCGGGGTTCTGCCGGGTACGTGGAGGCGGCGGCCGCCTTCGCTGCGGACGGAGTCCCGGTTGCCCCGTCGCTGGCCGAGGCGATCCTCCAGGATCGGGCCTCGATCTCAACCGATGAAGGGATGCGGGCGATCTTCGCCCGCGACGGCAAGCAGCTCGGTGTCGGCGACCCGCTGATCCAGCCCGAACTGGCCGAGAGCCTGCGGCAGATTGCCGCCGAGGGAGCCGGTGCCTTCTACCGGGGGTCGCTGGGCAGCCGGTTCCTGGAGGGCCTCAACCGGCTCGGTTCGCCCCTTTCTCGCGAAGACCTGGCCGAACACCGAGCTACCCGATCCGGCCCGCTGAGCGGGCAGTTCGGCGGACTCGAGGTGATGACCTCTCCGCCCGGATCCCAGGGGTTCGTGCTGCTCGAAATGCTGCAGGCGATCGAAGTTTCCGGGCGGGACGACCTGCTCGGAGACGGGGCGGGGCTGCTCGCCTGGATTGCGAGGCTCGCGTCGGCCGACCGGGATCGTCATCTCGCCGATCCCGGATTCGCCGACGTTCCGCTCGCGGAGCTGCTTTCGCCCGAATACGCTGCGGAGCTGGTGTCCAGGGCCGAGTCGGCCCCCGGTCAGGAGCGGTCGCTCCCACCCCAGCCACCCCGGCCGACCGGAGACACCGTCGCGGTGGTCGCCGCCGACTCCGACGGGCGGGCGGTCTCCCTGATCCAGAGCGTGTTCCACGCATTTGGATCGGGGATCCTCGAACCCGCGACCGGGATAATCTCCCACAACCGTGGCGCCTGTTTCTCACTTGACCCGTCCTCACCCAACCGGATTGCCCCCGGCAAGCGTCCGGCCCACACCCTGATGCCGGTGCTGGTCCGGGACGAAGGCGGACGACTCTCCGCCCACGGGACGATGGGCGGCCGGGCCCAGCCCCAGATCCACACCCAGCTGCTGTTGCGGCGGCTGGCCGGCAGTGATCCCGGCCGGGCGGTTGCTGCGCCGCGGTTCGTGGTCGGTGGTCTCGACGCCGGGTCCGAGCTCGATCTGATCTACGCCGAGGACGACCTCGACCCCGGGGCGGCAGCCGCCCTCGAACGGTCGGGGCTGGAAATGCGTGCCGGCGGAGTGCTCGACGAGATCGTCGGACATACCGCCCTGGCCGTGAGCACCGACACCGGGCTCCGGGCCGCCAGCGACCCTCGCGCGGACGGCAGTGCGGGCACGGTCGAAAGGGGCGGATGA
- the gap gene encoding type I glyceraldehyde-3-phosphate dehydrogenase: MSVKVAINGFGRIGRNVFRAAKESGADIEFVAINDLTDNQTLAHLLKYDSILGRFPGEIEATEGSIIVDGKEIRALAERDPAKLPWSELGVDVVLESTGFFTARPDAAKHLDAGAKKVIISAPAKEPDVTVALGVNFGDYDVENHHIISNASCTTNCLAPFAKAINDSVGIEYGLMTTIHAYTSDQRLQDMPHSDLRRARAAAANLIPTTTGAAKAVGLVLPELAGKLNGFAVRAPVITGSAVDLTFTPSKATSAEEVNAAVKAAAQGELKGILSYTEDPIVSTDIITDPHSSIFDADLTQVIGDGNLVKAVSWYDNEWGYSNRCVELLGKVL, from the coding sequence ATGAGTGTCAAGGTGGCGATCAACGGTTTCGGACGGATCGGACGCAACGTGTTCCGCGCAGCGAAGGAATCGGGCGCCGACATCGAGTTCGTGGCGATCAACGATCTGACCGACAACCAGACCCTGGCTCACCTGCTCAAGTACGACTCGATCCTGGGACGCTTCCCCGGCGAGATCGAGGCGACCGAGGGATCGATCATCGTCGACGGCAAGGAGATCCGGGCCCTGGCGGAACGGGACCCGGCAAAGCTGCCCTGGTCCGAGCTCGGCGTGGACGTCGTGCTCGAGTCCACCGGTTTCTTCACCGCCCGCCCGGATGCGGCCAAGCATCTCGATGCCGGTGCCAAGAAGGTGATCATCTCGGCTCCGGCCAAGGAGCCGGACGTGACCGTCGCCCTCGGCGTGAACTTCGGTGATTACGACGTCGAGAACCACCACATCATCTCGAACGCCTCCTGCACCACCAACTGCCTGGCGCCGTTCGCCAAGGCGATCAACGACTCGGTCGGCATCGAGTACGGGCTGATGACCACGATCCACGCCTACACCTCGGACCAGCGTCTTCAGGACATGCCCCACAGCGATCTCCGTCGGGCCCGGGCGGCCGCAGCCAACCTGATCCCGACCACCACCGGTGCCGCCAAGGCCGTCGGCCTGGTCCTGCCGGAACTGGCCGGGAAGCTGAACGGCTTCGCGGTCCGCGCCCCGGTGATCACCGGCTCTGCGGTCGACCTCACCTTCACCCCGTCGAAGGCCACCTCGGCCGAAGAGGTGAACGCGGCGGTCAAGGCCGCGGCCCAGGGTGAACTCAAGGGGATCCTCTCCTACACCGAGGATCCGATCGTCTCGACCGACATCATCACCGACCCGCACTCCTCGATCTTCGATGCGGACCTGACCCAGGTGATCGGTGACGGCAACCTGGTCAAGGCGGTCTCCTGGTACGACAACGAGTGGGGCTACTCGAACCGCTGCGTCGAGCTGCTGGGCAAGGTCCTCTAG
- a CDS encoding branched-chain amino acid ABC transporter ATP-binding protein/permease: protein MNPAAVPELAGAPPSGRGGLVSRLLLPAFLAIIVLMPMMITSDRWMRVLLLVVIYVVLASGLNLLVGYAGLLDLGYIAFFAVGAYFTSIITVKLAMDTFGMASGDLWWLFFVNLALAGFFTAGIGVILGYPTLRARGDYLAIMTLAFGEVVRLIAINWTGLTNGPIGIRDVPTVQIAGQELLDPFYLYYVAVAIAALALFAIYRLVASHIGRAWVAIREDELVAECMGVNTHRYKLLAYASGAFFAGTIGVFFAHTQQFINPDSFTLEDNLLVLSLVILGGAGTMWGPVVGASIWILFQEWASDQALVQEYPQLRMLALGVLILVVIRFLPRGIVHQRPRLGFGVGQPWWRRKGEATLLADTGDEPPLKSRAPDGSVLLKGTDLSCSFGGVQALQGIDLEVRSGEVLGVIGPNGAGKSTLFNVLSGVAARDGGELEINGEPVERERPSDTHRRGLARTFQNIRVMPQMTVAENLLVGAHDEVRANPISVVLRKRRVREAEHRAHLEARDALDFVGVGGKAGTEVTALSYGDKRRTEIARALMGDPRIVLLDEPAAGMNPSETAELGNLIAAMKERGLAVVLIEHDMGMLMSVSDRVLVLNHGVKIAEGTPAEIQQHPEVLAAYLGDEV, encoded by the coding sequence ATGAACCCGGCTGCCGTTCCCGAACTCGCAGGTGCTCCGCCTTCGGGCCGCGGCGGGCTTGTCTCCCGCCTGCTGCTTCCCGCCTTCCTGGCGATCATCGTGCTGATGCCGATGATGATCACCTCGGATCGCTGGATGCGGGTGCTGCTGCTGGTCGTGATCTACGTGGTCCTCGCCTCCGGGCTGAACCTGCTGGTCGGATACGCCGGCCTGCTCGACCTGGGGTACATCGCATTCTTTGCGGTCGGTGCCTACTTCACCTCGATCATCACGGTGAAACTGGCGATGGACACCTTCGGGATGGCGAGCGGCGACCTCTGGTGGCTCTTCTTCGTCAACCTGGCGCTGGCCGGGTTCTTCACCGCCGGGATCGGGGTGATCCTCGGCTATCCGACCCTGCGGGCCAGAGGTGACTACCTGGCGATCATGACCCTCGCGTTCGGCGAGGTCGTCCGGCTGATTGCGATCAACTGGACCGGACTGACCAACGGGCCGATCGGGATCCGGGACGTGCCGACCGTCCAGATCGCCGGACAGGAACTGCTCGATCCGTTCTACCTCTACTACGTGGCGGTGGCGATCGCGGCGCTTGCCCTGTTCGCGATCTACCGCCTGGTGGCCTCACACATCGGCCGCGCCTGGGTGGCGATCAGGGAGGACGAGCTGGTCGCCGAGTGCATGGGCGTGAACACCCACCGTTACAAGCTGCTGGCCTACGCCAGCGGAGCATTCTTCGCGGGGACGATCGGGGTCTTCTTCGCCCACACCCAGCAGTTCATCAACCCGGACAGCTTCACCCTTGAGGACAACCTGCTGGTGCTCTCCCTGGTCATTCTCGGCGGAGCGGGCACGATGTGGGGTCCCGTGGTCGGCGCCTCGATCTGGATCCTGTTCCAGGAGTGGGCTTCCGATCAGGCGCTGGTCCAGGAGTACCCCCAGCTCCGGATGCTGGCGCTCGGGGTGTTGATCCTGGTGGTGATCCGCTTCCTGCCCCGCGGGATCGTTCACCAGCGGCCCCGGCTCGGTTTCGGGGTGGGCCAGCCGTGGTGGCGCCGCAAGGGTGAAGCGACCCTGCTGGCCGACACCGGTGACGAGCCGCCGCTCAAGTCGCGTGCCCCGGACGGATCGGTTCTGCTCAAGGGCACGGATCTCTCCTGCTCCTTCGGTGGCGTCCAGGCCCTCCAGGGCATCGATCTCGAGGTCCGGTCCGGCGAGGTCCTCGGCGTGATCGGTCCCAACGGGGCCGGCAAATCCACTCTGTTCAACGTGCTTTCGGGGGTCGCCGCCCGGGATGGAGGGGAGCTTGAGATCAACGGTGAGCCGGTCGAACGGGAGCGCCCCAGTGACACCCATCGCCGGGGTCTCGCCCGGACCTTTCAGAACATCCGGGTGATGCCCCAGATGACCGTTGCCGAGAATCTCCTGGTCGGGGCTCACGATGAAGTCCGGGCAAACCCGATCTCGGTGGTGCTCCGCAAGCGCCGGGTCCGGGAGGCCGAACACCGGGCCCATCTCGAGGCTCGCGATGCGCTGGACTTCGTCGGGGTCGGGGGGAAGGCAGGGACCGAGGTGACCGCCCTCTCATACGGTGACAAGCGGCGCACCGAGATCGCCCGAGCACTCATGGGAGATCCCCGGATCGTCCTCCTCGACGAGCCCGCGGCCGGTATGAACCCGTCCGAAACCGCCGAACTGGGCAACCTGATCGCGGCGATGAAGGAACGCGGCCTGGCGGTGGTCCTGATCGAGCACGACATGGGCATGCTGATGTCGGTTTCCGACCGGGTTCTGGTGCTGAATCACGGAGTCAAGATCGCCGAGGGAACCCCGGCTGAGATCCAGCAGCATCCCGAAGTTCTGGCGGCCTACCTCGGGGATGAGGTCTGA
- a CDS encoding sulfite exporter TauE/SafE family protein — MSVQEAAAGGEGAGRFYLAIGLIGGLLSGLLGIGGGTVMVPLMVLWLGTAQREAHALSLAAIIPISLVAVAVYGQAGKVDPLAALALTLGAIFGARVGAGLLAKASERPLKFAFGFFLLVAALLLVLEP, encoded by the coding sequence ATGAGCGTGCAGGAGGCGGCTGCCGGCGGCGAAGGCGCCGGGCGGTTCTACCTGGCGATCGGCCTGATCGGCGGGCTGCTCTCCGGGCTGCTCGGGATCGGCGGGGGCACGGTGATGGTCCCGTTGATGGTGCTCTGGCTGGGAACTGCCCAGCGCGAGGCGCATGCGCTCAGTCTCGCCGCAATCATTCCGATCAGCCTGGTCGCCGTAGCGGTGTACGGGCAGGCCGGCAAGGTCGACCCGCTGGCCGCGCTCGCCTTGACCCTCGGTGCGATCTTCGGAGCCAGGGTGGGGGCCGGGCTGCTGGCCAAGGCTTCCGAGCGTCCGCTCAAGTTCGCCTTCGGGTTCTTCCTTCTGGTTGCCGCCCTTCTACTCGTCCTGGAGCCCTGA
- a CDS encoding sulfite exporter TauE/SafE family protein — protein MDFSPFLIVLVAFGVMSGTLAGLLGVGGGIFMVPFLVLAVGLTQQEAQATSLLVVLPTAVVATWSLHRSGVVDLRKALKIGLSGIVGSVAGAALALHLPGQVLKICFAILLVIVGVKLLRDAQKMKPGQKGPPRPGDHVVPADSVEP, from the coding sequence ATGGATTTCTCGCCATTCCTGATCGTGCTGGTGGCCTTCGGCGTGATGAGCGGCACCCTGGCCGGGCTGCTTGGCGTGGGCGGCGGCATCTTCATGGTTCCCTTTCTCGTTCTCGCGGTCGGCCTGACCCAGCAGGAGGCGCAGGCAACCTCCCTCCTGGTCGTGCTTCCGACCGCGGTGGTGGCGACCTGGTCCCTGCACCGAAGTGGCGTGGTGGATCTGCGGAAAGCCCTGAAGATCGGCTTGAGCGGAATCGTCGGCAGCGTCGCCGGGGCGGCGCTCGCACTTCACCTCCCCGGGCAGGTCCTGAAGATCTGCTTCGCGATCCTGCTGGTGATCGTCGGCGTCAAGCTGCTTCGTGACGCTCAGAAGATGAAACCTGGCCAGAAGGGGCCGCCTCGGCCCGGTGACCATGTCGTTCCCGCCGACTCGGTCGAGCCATGA
- a CDS encoding ABC transporter ATP-binding protein translates to MLQVKDLRVGYDGNEALKGVSLEIGSGELVALIGANGAGKTTLLRTISGLHRPISGTIEFAGESVLSRSPEGLARDGLVHVPEGRNVFPRMSVKENLLVAAWRRRSGVAEDMDRIHDLFPVLAERQNQHAYTLSGGEQQMLAIGRAMMRQPRLLMLDEPSMGLAPKITREVFDLIRQIHSSGTPVLLVEQNAKSALGLADRAYVLATGEVVASGSPKDLMESDTIQRAYLGGDE, encoded by the coding sequence ATGCTTCAGGTGAAGGACCTGCGGGTCGGATACGACGGGAACGAGGCTCTGAAGGGCGTCTCGCTGGAGATCGGCAGCGGCGAGCTGGTCGCCCTGATCGGCGCCAACGGGGCGGGCAAGACCACTCTGCTCAGGACGATCTCGGGTCTGCACCGCCCGATCTCGGGAACGATCGAGTTTGCGGGAGAGTCGGTGCTTTCCCGGTCTCCGGAAGGGCTCGCCCGGGACGGGCTGGTTCACGTTCCCGAGGGAAGAAACGTCTTTCCCCGGATGTCGGTGAAGGAGAATCTGCTGGTTGCTGCCTGGCGGCGGCGGAGCGGCGTGGCCGAGGACATGGACCGGATCCACGACCTTTTCCCGGTTCTGGCCGAACGTCAGAACCAGCACGCGTACACGCTCTCGGGAGGCGAGCAGCAGATGCTGGCGATCGGACGGGCGATGATGCGGCAGCCAAGGCTGCTGATGCTGGACGAACCGTCGATGGGTCTGGCTCCGAAGATCACGCGTGAGGTGTTTGACCTGATCCGGCAGATCCACTCCTCCGGGACCCCGGTTCTGCTGGTCGAACAGAACGCGAAATCGGCTCTTGGCCTTGCCGATCGGGCCTATGTGCTTGCCACCGGTGAGGTGGTGGCTTCCGGCTCGCCGAAGGACCTGATGGAAAGCGACACGATCCAGCGTGCCTACCTGGGAGGAGACGAGTGA
- a CDS encoding phosphoglycerate kinase gives MAFDRASVRDAEVDGRRVLVRADLNVPLEDGRITDDTRIRAALPTIESLIERGARVVLCSHLGRPGGEVRPELSLAPVAERLAELIGRPVGLAGDVAGESAREQVLDLEPGNVLLLENTRFEPGETRNDPDLARALAGLADLYVNDAFGAAHRAHASTAGVSGLLPAFAGLLLEREVENLSSVAEDPAHPLVVVLGGAKVSDKVGVIDRFLEIADRILIGGAMCFPFFRAQGHSIGASLCHEDDVPLAGQALDKAAAGSCELILPIDLALGREFSADTEFRNLDGVEVPDGWMGLDIGPRSASDYAGRIADAGTVLWNGPMGAFELDPFAAGTRAVAEAVAATPGRTVVGGGDSVAALAKFDLTGAVDWVSTGGGASLELLEGKTLPGVAALNKA, from the coding sequence ATGGCATTTGATCGGGCTTCGGTCCGGGACGCGGAGGTCGATGGCCGCCGCGTCCTGGTCCGGGCCGACCTCAACGTCCCGCTCGAGGACGGCCGGATCACCGACGACACCCGGATCCGGGCGGCGCTCCCGACGATCGAGAGCCTGATCGAGCGCGGGGCACGGGTCGTTCTCTGTTCCCACCTGGGCCGTCCCGGGGGAGAGGTCAGGCCGGAACTCTCCCTCGCCCCGGTCGCGGAGCGGCTGGCCGAACTGATCGGCCGGCCGGTCGGGCTGGCCGGTGATGTCGCCGGGGAGTCGGCCCGCGAGCAGGTACTCGACCTCGAGCCCGGGAATGTGCTGCTGCTGGAGAACACCAGGTTCGAACCGGGCGAGACCAGAAATGATCCGGATCTGGCCAGGGCTCTGGCCGGACTTGCAGATCTCTACGTGAACGATGCTTTCGGCGCCGCCCATCGAGCCCACGCCAGTACCGCCGGCGTGTCCGGACTGCTCCCGGCCTTTGCCGGGCTGCTGCTGGAGCGGGAGGTCGAGAACCTGAGTTCGGTGGCCGAAGATCCGGCCCACCCGCTGGTGGTCGTTCTCGGCGGCGCCAAGGTTTCGGACAAGGTCGGGGTGATCGACCGTTTTCTCGAGATCGCCGACCGGATCCTGATCGGTGGCGCGATGTGCTTCCCGTTCTTCCGGGCCCAGGGGCACTCGATCGGGGCTTCGCTCTGCCATGAGGACGATGTCCCCCTCGCCGGTCAGGCACTCGACAAGGCCGCGGCGGGTTCCTGCGAGCTGATTCTGCCGATCGACCTGGCCCTCGGCCGCGAGTTTTCCGCCGATACCGAGTTCCGGAACCTGGACGGGGTCGAGGTCCCGGACGGCTGGATGGGACTGGACATCGGACCGCGGTCGGCTTCGGACTACGCCGGTCGGATTGCCGACGCCGGCACCGTTCTCTGGAACGGGCCGATGGGTGCATTCGAACTCGATCCGTTCGCGGCGGGAACCCGGGCGGTCGCCGAAGCGGTGGCTGCCACGCCGGGCCGCACGGTGGTCGGCGGGGGTGACTCGGTCGCCGCCCTGGCGAAGTTTGACCTGACCGGCGCGGTCGACTGGGTGTCGACCGGAGGCGGGGCATCACTCGAACTGCTCGAAGGAAAGACCCTTCCCGGCGTCGCCGCGCTGAACAAGGCATGA